In the genome of Patescibacteria group bacterium, one region contains:
- a CDS encoding RsmE family RNA methyltransferase: MKFHRFIIKNADFSQSPFSLADTELIHQILNVLKLGVGEECMLSDGARNDVRCRIVSLSKKECVCEIIEKTYNANETGTHGVLYCSLLKKELFELVVQKATEVGISEIVPITSRRTVRLGLPSGDRLTRIMKEASEQSGRGVVPILCDTYSFEDAILRAADSNNVTFFYHPAGALFSDWKKENIIPKQANIFIGPEGGWDNDEIHAAQEKNFSIISLGATILRAETAAIIGSYLAIH; this comes from the coding sequence ATGAAATTCCATCGATTTATCATAAAAAATGCTGATTTTTCCCAAAGCCCTTTTTCACTTGCGGATACAGAGCTTATTCACCAAATACTTAATGTATTAAAGTTAGGGGTAGGGGAGGAATGCATGCTTTCGGACGGCGCGCGCAATGATGTGCGGTGCCGCATTGTTTCTTTGTCCAAAAAAGAATGCGTGTGTGAAATTATTGAGAAGACCTATAATGCAAACGAAACCGGAACCCATGGAGTACTGTATTGTTCGTTATTAAAAAAAGAATTGTTTGAATTGGTTGTTCAAAAGGCAACAGAAGTCGGTATTAGCGAGATAGTGCCTATCACGAGCAGGCGAACGGTACGATTGGGCCTTCCAAGCGGCGATAGGCTGACACGCATTATGAAAGAAGCATCAGAGCAATCCGGCCGCGGTGTTGTTCCGATATTGTGCGACACATACTCATTCGAAGATGCAATTCTGCGAGCTGCTGACTCGAATAACGTCACATTTTTTTACCACCCTGCGGGTGCGCTTTTTTCCGACTGGAAAAAAGAAAACATTATTCCAAAACAAGCGAATATATTCATTGGTCCCGAAGGCGGCTGGGATAATGACGAAATACATGCTGCCCAAGAAAAAAATTTTTCCATCATCAGCCTTGGCGCAACTATCTTGCGTGCTGAAACCGCCGCGATTATAGGTAGCTATCTGGCAATTCATTAA
- a CDS encoding trypsin-like peptidase domain-containing protein, which yields MNMKTKTIVSLCVLTAFVGTVGLLQVPSISASNAKKQAIPKTAPKQSSDDRLGRLEQQVALLNEKLSLALEKIKLLELTRPASDEALGKQLLETEKKLQELQFGGAVRGVQKSRDEQLTEAVAKASPAVVSIVISKDVPQLEVVYSNPFGNDPFFKDFNIRVPSYRQKGVKRQKVGAGTGFVVTSSGYILTNKHVVLDEQASYTVLLNDGSQKAGKVVYRDSAMDIALLKIEGASYKHVALGNSDVLKLGQSVIAIGNALGEYNNSVSVGIISGLNRNLQAGGGGFVEQLKGVIQTDAAINPGNSGGPLLDINGTVIGVNVATVQGSSNISFSIPINKVKEITHSFFGKDL from the coding sequence AAACGAAAACAATAGTGTCCCTCTGTGTTTTGACTGCATTTGTTGGGACCGTAGGGCTTCTCCAGGTTCCATCGATAAGCGCAAGCAATGCAAAAAAACAAGCGATTCCAAAAACAGCTCCAAAGCAATCATCTGATGATCGGTTGGGCAGGCTCGAACAGCAGGTCGCTCTTCTGAACGAAAAACTTTCCCTTGCTCTGGAAAAGATAAAACTTCTTGAACTCACGCGGCCTGCGTCTGATGAAGCGCTTGGCAAACAACTCCTGGAAACAGAAAAAAAGCTCCAAGAACTCCAGTTTGGAGGTGCAGTGCGCGGCGTGCAAAAGTCGAGAGACGAACAACTGACAGAAGCTGTTGCAAAAGCAAGCCCTGCCGTGGTATCGATTGTCATTTCCAAAGACGTACCGCAGCTTGAGGTTGTGTACAGCAATCCGTTTGGCAATGACCCGTTTTTTAAAGATTTTAATATTCGAGTCCCCAGTTATCGACAAAAGGGAGTGAAACGCCAGAAGGTGGGAGCGGGGACTGGGTTTGTTGTTACTTCAAGCGGTTATATTCTCACCAATAAGCACGTCGTTCTTGATGAGCAAGCGAGCTATACTGTTTTGCTGAATGACGGATCGCAAAAGGCCGGGAAAGTGGTCTATCGCGATTCTGCTATGGATATCGCCCTTCTCAAGATCGAAGGCGCATCATATAAACATGTGGCATTGGGAAATTCGGATGTTCTCAAGCTCGGCCAGTCAGTCATTGCTATTGGTAATGCGCTTGGTGAGTATAATAATTCCGTATCGGTTGGTATTATCTCCGGACTCAACCGCAATCTCCAAGCCGGAGGAGGAGGTTTTGTCGAGCAGCTTAAAGGGGTCATTCAGACAGATGCGGCAATCAATCCCGGCAATTCAGGTGGGCCGCTGTTGGATATCAATGGGACCGTTATCGGAGTGAATGTGGCAACCGTTCAGGGTTCGAGTAATATCAGTTTTTCCATTCCGATTAATAAAGTCAAGGAAATTACGCATAGCTTTTTCGGGAAGGATCTCTAG
- a CDS encoding A/G-specific adenine glycosylase: MSTKRPSIKKFQTAILSWYQKNGRHGLPWRATRDPYRILVSEIMLQQTQVDRVIEKYTEFLGAFPTIKKLANAPVHDLLRIWKGLGYNRRALNVQKCVQKILSEYKGCFPSSVEDIEQLPGVGPYTARAVATFAFNQPHALIETNIRRIFIHFFFLDREGVSDAEIMPFVQKALWKKDPHAWYSALMDYGALAMKDVPNPNKKSRHYSKQSRFEGSRRYARAKILDYILLHAKASSSDLILLCRSNNYLKSFESTILDILNTLVSEGFIIQKGRYWRIKK; this comes from the coding sequence ATGTCTACGAAAAGACCCTCGATCAAGAAGTTTCAAACAGCAATTCTTAGCTGGTACCAGAAAAACGGCCGGCATGGCTTACCATGGCGCGCAACGAGAGACCCCTATAGGATACTGGTTTCCGAAATCATGCTGCAACAGACGCAAGTAGACCGAGTTATAGAGAAATATACCGAATTTTTAGGCGCATTTCCTACGATCAAAAAACTTGCCAATGCACCCGTGCATGATCTTTTGCGTATATGGAAGGGGCTCGGATATAACCGCAGAGCGCTCAATGTGCAAAAATGTGTCCAAAAGATACTAAGCGAGTATAAAGGCTGCTTCCCTTCGAGCGTTGAAGATATCGAACAACTGCCGGGCGTAGGCCCCTATACTGCTCGGGCCGTGGCCACCTTTGCATTCAATCAGCCCCACGCGCTTATCGAGACCAATATCAGACGTATTTTTATACACTTCTTTTTTTTGGATAGGGAAGGAGTTTCTGATGCTGAGATAATGCCGTTTGTCCAAAAAGCGCTATGGAAAAAAGACCCTCACGCATGGTATAGCGCATTGATGGATTATGGCGCTTTGGCAATGAAAGATGTTCCAAATCCAAATAAAAAAAGCAGGCACTACTCAAAGCAATCGCGATTTGAAGGTTCCCGGCGGTATGCTCGGGCAAAAATACTGGATTACATTCTCCTACACGCAAAAGCATCATCGAGCGATTTAATACTGTTATGCAGGAGTAACAACTATCTAAAATCGTTTGAAAGTACGATTTTGGACATTCTTAACACTCTTGTATCAGAAGGATTTATCATTCAAAAAGGCAGATATTGGCGAATTAAAAAATAA
- a CDS encoding class I SAM-dependent methyltransferase — MLLIISWITFGLLTLVLIGMTLYVLGLLISPLFGAPFVPSRKASVEDMLRLANIKPGQRSADLGSGDGRIVCAFASQGADAVGYEINPMLAWYSRLKMGRKRFSGSAQAIIGDFMQHDLSGYDVITAYLMPAFMVKLEPKLLRELKPGSRVVSNSFIFPHWKPIAHEGHVYVYEKTLDQEVSNSNS; from the coding sequence ATGCTTCTTATTATCAGCTGGATTACGTTTGGTTTGTTAACACTAGTGCTTATCGGCATGACGCTCTATGTGCTTGGCCTTCTCATAAGTCCCTTATTTGGAGCGCCATTTGTGCCAAGCAGAAAGGCTTCAGTGGAAGATATGCTGCGCTTGGCGAATATCAAGCCCGGGCAGCGCTCAGCCGATCTTGGCTCGGGCGATGGACGTATTGTATGCGCTTTTGCGTCGCAAGGCGCTGATGCCGTTGGATATGAGATCAACCCCATGCTTGCATGGTATTCGCGTCTGAAGATGGGTAGAAAACGTTTTAGCGGTTCTGCGCAGGCAATTATTGGCGATTTTATGCAGCATGACCTTTCCGGTTATGATGTCATTACAGCCTATCTTATGCCGGCGTTTATGGTAAAGCTGGAGCCCAAGCTCTTGCGCGAGCTCAAGCCGGGCAGCCGCGTTGTATCAAACAGTTTTATATTTCCACATTGGAAACCCATAGCTCACGAAGGGCATGTGTATGTCTACGAAAAGACCCTCGATCAAGAAGTTTCAAACAGCAATTCTTAG
- a CDS encoding DUF167 domain-containing protein: protein MKITVTVKTKARVELVKQIDDTHYAVSVKTPPVEGKANEAVIRALAGSIGIAQSRITLVKGHTAKQKVFDILI, encoded by the coding sequence ATGAAAATAACCGTAACGGTAAAAACAAAGGCGCGCGTTGAATTGGTGAAACAAATAGATGACACGCACTATGCCGTGTCGGTAAAAACACCGCCGGTTGAGGGAAAGGCGAATGAAGCCGTTATCCGTGCATTAGCAGGCTCTATTGGCATTGCGCAGTCTCGCATTACCCTTGTAAAAGGTCACACAGCGAAACAAAAAGTGTTTGATATTTTGATTTGA